In the genome of Hydractinia symbiolongicarpus strain clone_291-10 chromosome 5, HSymV2.1, whole genome shotgun sequence, one region contains:
- the LOC130645278 gene encoding smoothelin-like protein 1 isoform X2 translates to MILVRFLGGTNLELADSLEERKELRSQLREVRKKLFEGPTISTTKPAEKKINTNVEIENAKNSKLEINNNDTAKTGEKMASSMSIKISSNSRAFDTNNNSMPAKAGFTIGDDMSTNDINGSATATVQPKTRNALDRAERRSRRAAHMKALVKESSIDVAAGKATTVEVKNNEIKKTEAKTETKINSFQKASTDRSVVTEAKKNAAPFSVSRSQENKFGEKVTLSSRTSTPALNVQEGSPSGLRRTATWSTNRTTPSKNIGNTLNISKKFGSQAGPSPFTFGISYDKKDAKIETTAAPASQKFSFNKYTPTISTTHKKWEAQTVNKAPISTVGYGAKKCTPSEVVLGHVGSPLNTSNSSPALGNFGSKIESKPASEVDSTKTELKNISPNMLHSSKSSTNFVENVRNSSLNEQGVGGLKEHNQGTSATKFSVSGLRRAASMKVRPTYENSTSREAFDKNTRQHTPSPLAKNFERSQSSFDRPTSALSNERAMSTRSYKKDSPPRSTGLNMTGLRSVSSVKEAKTSSYRSAEQQQYTSSSANTNGIAPTSTVAYTTQSSSPSNDRSESPFASNRLSIGSNFQRSVSPRASPRSSPRASPSIQRRNEPARPAAEAPDLKKQSVADRMAFFRQAQDQEKKAIEKQKAQEEQRKRLSSAPTEEPKNEDKKEDEKPEKKEEKTEKKEEKEEPEVKDSEKMKYAAPCMKKREKKKVVRRTMSIGSIVLDWVQEMIRDYPVEVKNFSASWNDGMAFCALIHKFNPDAFDFSELKPENKRYNFDLAFNTGLKVKNIPILLDTEDMVMLAKPEPRSVQTYIQWIWSVYGPTSGYGPTPKEVQS, encoded by the exons ATGATATTGGTAAGATTTTTAGGGGGAACAAAT cttgaATTAGCGGACAGCTTGGAAGAAAGAAAAGAGCTCAGAAGTCAATTACGAGAAGTTAGAAAAAAACTATTTGAAGGACCAACAATCTCAACAACAAAACCAGCGGAGAAGAAAATTAATACAAATGTGGAAATTGAGAACGCTAAAAATAGCAAGCTAGAGATAAATAATAACGATACAGCAAAGACAGGCGAAAAAATGGCATCAAGCATGTCCATCAAAATATCAAGTAACTCTAGAGCGTTTGATACTAACAATAATAGTATGCCGGCTAAAGCTGGTTTTACAATTGGAGACGATATGTCAACTAATGATATCAATGGCAGTGCAACGGCAACAGTTCAACCTAAAACTAGAAATGCTTTAGATCGAGCAGAACGACGTTCTAGGCGTGCTGCACACATGAAAGCTTTAGTAAAAGAAAGCAGCATAGACGTTGCAGCGGGAAAAGCAACTACAGTAGAAGTGAAAAACAATGAGATTAAAAAAACAGAAGCTAAGactgaaacaaaaataaacagtttTCAGAAGGCGTCTACCGATCGATCTGTTGTTACAGAAGCGAAGAAAAACGCTGCACCTTTTTCGGTGAGCAGATCACAGGAAAACAAGTTCGGAGAAAAAGTAACGTTAAGTTCACGCACTAGTACTCCTGCTTTGAATGTTCAAGAAGGGAGCCCAAGTGGTTTGCGAAGAACAGCTACATGGTCGACAAATCGTACAACACCTTCAAAAAATATTGGTAATACTTTAAATATAAGCAAAAAGTTTGGTTCTCAG gctGGGCCAAGTCCATTTACATTTGGTATTTCCTATGATAAAAAAGATGCAAAGATCGAAACAACAGCAGCACCAGCGTCACAAAAGTTTTCATTTAACAAGTACACACCAACCATATCAACAACACACAAAAAATGGGAAGCACAAACAGTGAATAAAGCGCCAATTTCAACAGTTGGATATGGTGCAAAGAAGTGCACGCCATCTGAAGTTGTTTTAGGTCATGTTGGCTCGCCGTTAAACACATCAAACTCATCGCCAGCCTTGGGAAACTTTGGAAGTAAAATAGAGAGCAAACCGGCATCTGAAGTAGACAGTACAAAGACAGAACTAAAAAACATTTCCCCGAACATGTTGCACAGTTCTAAGTCTAGTACTAATTTTGTAGAAAACGTTAGGAATTCCTCTCTAAATGAGCAAGGAGTGGGTGGTTTAAAAGAACACAATCAAGGTACTTCAGCCACCAAATTCAGTGTAAGTGGCTTACGGCGTGCGGCATCAATGAAAGTGCGGCCGACGTATGAAAACTCGACATCTAGAGAAGCCTTTGATAAAAACACCAGACAGCATACTCCATCACCACTTGCAAAGAACTTTGAAAGATCTCAATCAAGTTTTGATAGACCAACATCAGCACTTTCTAATGAACGTGCTATGTCAACACGCAGTTATAAAAAAGACAGTCCACCCAGATCAACTGGGCTGAACATGACTGGACTAAGGTCTGTTTCTAGCGTCAAAGAAGCTAAGACTTCTTCTTATCGATCAGCAGAGCAGCAACAATATACAAGTAGCTCTGCAAATACGAATGGAATCGCACCTACAAGTACTGTTGCATATACAACCCAG TCTTCCTCTCCAAGCAACGACAGATCGGAATCTCCATTTGCTTCCAACAGATTATCAATTGG ATCGAACTTTCAGAGGTCGGTTTCTCCGAGAGCATCACCACGGTCATCTCCGAGAGCATCCCCATCAATTCAACGAAGAAATGAACCTGCTCGGCCTGCAGCTGAAGCGCCGGATCTTAAGAAGCAATCCGTTGCAGATAGAATGGCATTTTTTAGACAGGCGCAGGACCAAGAAAAGAAAGCTATCGAAAAGCAAAAAGCGCAAGAGGAGCAAAGAAAAAGATTATCATCGGCTCCTACAGAAGAACCGAAAAACGAAGACAAGAAGGAAGATGAAAAACCagagaagaaagaagaaaaaacagagaaaaaagaagaaaaggaaGAACCAGAAGTAAAAGACAGTGAAAAGATGAAATATGCCGC ACCCTGCATGAAAAAGAGAGAGAAGAAGAAGGTTGTTCGGCGTACAATGTCCATTGGTAGCATTGTATTAGATTGGGTACAAGAAATGATAAGGGACTACCCAGTTGAAGTGAAAAATTTCAGCGCTAGCTGGAACGATGGCATGGCATTTTGTGCATTGATACATAAATTCAATCCTGATGCCTTTGACTTCAGCGAGTTAAAACCTGAAAACAAAAGATACAACTTTGATTTAGCATTCAACACAGGATT aaAGGTCAAAAATATCCCTATATTATTGGATACAGAAGACATGGTGATGTTAGCAAAACCTGAGCCAAGAAGTGTGCAAACGTATATTCAATGGATTTGGAGTGTCTATGGTCCTACTTCTGGATATGGACCAACTCCAAAAGAGGTTCAGTCTTAA
- the LOC130645278 gene encoding smoothelin-like protein 1 isoform X4: protein MASSMSIKISSNSRAFDTNNNSMPAKAGFTIGDDMSTNDINGSATATVQPKTRNALDRAERRSRRAAHMKALVKESSIDVAAGKATTVEVKNNEIKKTEAKTETKINSFQKASTDRSVVTEAKKNAAPFSVSRSQENKFGEKVTLSSRTSTPALNVQEGSPSGLRRTATWSTNRTTPSKNIGNTLNISKKFGSQAGPSPFTFGISYDKKDAKIETTAAPASQKFSFNKYTPTISTTHKKWEAQTVNKAPISTVGYGAKKCTPSEVVLGHVGSPLNTSNSSPALGNFGSKIESKPASEVDSTKTELKNISPNMLHSSKSSTNFVENVRNSSLNEQGVGGLKEHNQGTSATKFSVSGLRRAASMKVRPTYENSTSREAFDKNTRQHTPSPLAKNFERSQSSFDRPTSALSNERAMSTRSYKKDSPPRSTGLNMTGLRSVSSVKEAKTSSYRSAEQQQYTSSSANTNGIAPTSTVAYTTQSSSPSNDRSESPFASNRLSIGSNFQRSVSPRASPRSSPRASPSIQRRNEPARPAAEAPDLKKQSVADRMAFFRQAQDQEKKAIEKQKAQEEQRKRLSSAPTEEPKNEDKKEDEKPEKKEEKTEKKEEKEEPEVKDSEKMKYAAPCMKKREKKKVVRRTMSIGSIVLDWVQEMIRDYPVEVKNFSASWNDGMAFCALIHKFNPDAFDFSELKPENKRYNFDLAFNTGLKVKNIPILLDTEDMVMLAKPEPRSVQTYIQWIWSVYGPTSGYGPTPKEVQS from the exons ATGGCATCAAGCATGTCCATCAAAATATCAAGTAACTCTAGAGCGTTTGATACTAACAATAATAGTATGCCGGCTAAAGCTGGTTTTACAATTGGAGACGATATGTCAACTAATGATATCAATGGCAGTGCAACGGCAACAGTTCAACCTAAAACTAGAAATGCTTTAGATCGAGCAGAACGACGTTCTAGGCGTGCTGCACACATGAAAGCTTTAGTAAAAGAAAGCAGCATAGACGTTGCAGCGGGAAAAGCAACTACAGTAGAAGTGAAAAACAATGAGATTAAAAAAACAGAAGCTAAGactgaaacaaaaataaacagtttTCAGAAGGCGTCTACCGATCGATCTGTTGTTACAGAAGCGAAGAAAAACGCTGCACCTTTTTCGGTGAGCAGATCACAGGAAAACAAGTTCGGAGAAAAAGTAACGTTAAGTTCACGCACTAGTACTCCTGCTTTGAATGTTCAAGAAGGGAGCCCAAGTGGTTTGCGAAGAACAGCTACATGGTCGACAAATCGTACAACACCTTCAAAAAATATTGGTAATACTTTAAATATAAGCAAAAAGTTTGGTTCTCAG gctGGGCCAAGTCCATTTACATTTGGTATTTCCTATGATAAAAAAGATGCAAAGATCGAAACAACAGCAGCACCAGCGTCACAAAAGTTTTCATTTAACAAGTACACACCAACCATATCAACAACACACAAAAAATGGGAAGCACAAACAGTGAATAAAGCGCCAATTTCAACAGTTGGATATGGTGCAAAGAAGTGCACGCCATCTGAAGTTGTTTTAGGTCATGTTGGCTCGCCGTTAAACACATCAAACTCATCGCCAGCCTTGGGAAACTTTGGAAGTAAAATAGAGAGCAAACCGGCATCTGAAGTAGACAGTACAAAGACAGAACTAAAAAACATTTCCCCGAACATGTTGCACAGTTCTAAGTCTAGTACTAATTTTGTAGAAAACGTTAGGAATTCCTCTCTAAATGAGCAAGGAGTGGGTGGTTTAAAAGAACACAATCAAGGTACTTCAGCCACCAAATTCAGTGTAAGTGGCTTACGGCGTGCGGCATCAATGAAAGTGCGGCCGACGTATGAAAACTCGACATCTAGAGAAGCCTTTGATAAAAACACCAGACAGCATACTCCATCACCACTTGCAAAGAACTTTGAAAGATCTCAATCAAGTTTTGATAGACCAACATCAGCACTTTCTAATGAACGTGCTATGTCAACACGCAGTTATAAAAAAGACAGTCCACCCAGATCAACTGGGCTGAACATGACTGGACTAAGGTCTGTTTCTAGCGTCAAAGAAGCTAAGACTTCTTCTTATCGATCAGCAGAGCAGCAACAATATACAAGTAGCTCTGCAAATACGAATGGAATCGCACCTACAAGTACTGTTGCATATACAACCCAG TCTTCCTCTCCAAGCAACGACAGATCGGAATCTCCATTTGCTTCCAACAGATTATCAATTGG ATCGAACTTTCAGAGGTCGGTTTCTCCGAGAGCATCACCACGGTCATCTCCGAGAGCATCCCCATCAATTCAACGAAGAAATGAACCTGCTCGGCCTGCAGCTGAAGCGCCGGATCTTAAGAAGCAATCCGTTGCAGATAGAATGGCATTTTTTAGACAGGCGCAGGACCAAGAAAAGAAAGCTATCGAAAAGCAAAAAGCGCAAGAGGAGCAAAGAAAAAGATTATCATCGGCTCCTACAGAAGAACCGAAAAACGAAGACAAGAAGGAAGATGAAAAACCagagaagaaagaagaaaaaacagagaaaaaagaagaaaaggaaGAACCAGAAGTAAAAGACAGTGAAAAGATGAAATATGCCGC ACCCTGCATGAAAAAGAGAGAGAAGAAGAAGGTTGTTCGGCGTACAATGTCCATTGGTAGCATTGTATTAGATTGGGTACAAGAAATGATAAGGGACTACCCAGTTGAAGTGAAAAATTTCAGCGCTAGCTGGAACGATGGCATGGCATTTTGTGCATTGATACATAAATTCAATCCTGATGCCTTTGACTTCAGCGAGTTAAAACCTGAAAACAAAAGATACAACTTTGATTTAGCATTCAACACAGGATT aaAGGTCAAAAATATCCCTATATTATTGGATACAGAAGACATGGTGATGTTAGCAAAACCTGAGCCAAGAAGTGTGCAAACGTATATTCAATGGATTTGGAGTGTCTATGGTCCTACTTCTGGATATGGACCAACTCCAAAAGAGGTTCAGTCTTAA
- the LOC130645278 gene encoding smoothelin-like protein 1 isoform X3, with product MILLELADSLEERKELRSQLREVRKKLFEGPTISTTKPAEKKINTNVEIENAKNSKLEINNNDTAKTGEKMASSMSIKISSNSRAFDTNNNSMPAKAGFTIGDDMSTNDINGSATATVQPKTRNALDRAERRSRRAAHMKALVKESSIDVAAGKATTVEVKNNEIKKTEAKTETKINSFQKASTDRSVVTEAKKNAAPFSVSRSQENKFGEKVTLSSRTSTPALNVQEGSPSGLRRTATWSTNRTTPSKNIGNTLNISKKFGSQAGPSPFTFGISYDKKDAKIETTAAPASQKFSFNKYTPTISTTHKKWEAQTVNKAPISTVGYGAKKCTPSEVVLGHVGSPLNTSNSSPALGNFGSKIESKPASEVDSTKTELKNISPNMLHSSKSSTNFVENVRNSSLNEQGVGGLKEHNQGTSATKFSVSGLRRAASMKVRPTYENSTSREAFDKNTRQHTPSPLAKNFERSQSSFDRPTSALSNERAMSTRSYKKDSPPRSTGLNMTGLRSVSSVKEAKTSSYRSAEQQQYTSSSANTNGIAPTSTVAYTTQSSSPSNDRSESPFASNRLSIGSNFQRSVSPRASPRSSPRASPSIQRRNEPARPAAEAPDLKKQSVADRMAFFRQAQDQEKKAIEKQKAQEEQRKRLSSAPTEEPKNEDKKEDEKPEKKEEKTEKKEEKEEPEVKDSEKMKYAAPCMKKREKKKVVRRTMSIGSIVLDWVQEMIRDYPVEVKNFSASWNDGMAFCALIHKFNPDAFDFSELKPENKRYNFDLAFNTGLKVKNIPILLDTEDMVMLAKPEPRSVQTYIQWIWSVYGPTSGYGPTPKEVQS from the exons ATGATATTG cttgaATTAGCGGACAGCTTGGAAGAAAGAAAAGAGCTCAGAAGTCAATTACGAGAAGTTAGAAAAAAACTATTTGAAGGACCAACAATCTCAACAACAAAACCAGCGGAGAAGAAAATTAATACAAATGTGGAAATTGAGAACGCTAAAAATAGCAAGCTAGAGATAAATAATAACGATACAGCAAAGACAGGCGAAAAAATGGCATCAAGCATGTCCATCAAAATATCAAGTAACTCTAGAGCGTTTGATACTAACAATAATAGTATGCCGGCTAAAGCTGGTTTTACAATTGGAGACGATATGTCAACTAATGATATCAATGGCAGTGCAACGGCAACAGTTCAACCTAAAACTAGAAATGCTTTAGATCGAGCAGAACGACGTTCTAGGCGTGCTGCACACATGAAAGCTTTAGTAAAAGAAAGCAGCATAGACGTTGCAGCGGGAAAAGCAACTACAGTAGAAGTGAAAAACAATGAGATTAAAAAAACAGAAGCTAAGactgaaacaaaaataaacagtttTCAGAAGGCGTCTACCGATCGATCTGTTGTTACAGAAGCGAAGAAAAACGCTGCACCTTTTTCGGTGAGCAGATCACAGGAAAACAAGTTCGGAGAAAAAGTAACGTTAAGTTCACGCACTAGTACTCCTGCTTTGAATGTTCAAGAAGGGAGCCCAAGTGGTTTGCGAAGAACAGCTACATGGTCGACAAATCGTACAACACCTTCAAAAAATATTGGTAATACTTTAAATATAAGCAAAAAGTTTGGTTCTCAG gctGGGCCAAGTCCATTTACATTTGGTATTTCCTATGATAAAAAAGATGCAAAGATCGAAACAACAGCAGCACCAGCGTCACAAAAGTTTTCATTTAACAAGTACACACCAACCATATCAACAACACACAAAAAATGGGAAGCACAAACAGTGAATAAAGCGCCAATTTCAACAGTTGGATATGGTGCAAAGAAGTGCACGCCATCTGAAGTTGTTTTAGGTCATGTTGGCTCGCCGTTAAACACATCAAACTCATCGCCAGCCTTGGGAAACTTTGGAAGTAAAATAGAGAGCAAACCGGCATCTGAAGTAGACAGTACAAAGACAGAACTAAAAAACATTTCCCCGAACATGTTGCACAGTTCTAAGTCTAGTACTAATTTTGTAGAAAACGTTAGGAATTCCTCTCTAAATGAGCAAGGAGTGGGTGGTTTAAAAGAACACAATCAAGGTACTTCAGCCACCAAATTCAGTGTAAGTGGCTTACGGCGTGCGGCATCAATGAAAGTGCGGCCGACGTATGAAAACTCGACATCTAGAGAAGCCTTTGATAAAAACACCAGACAGCATACTCCATCACCACTTGCAAAGAACTTTGAAAGATCTCAATCAAGTTTTGATAGACCAACATCAGCACTTTCTAATGAACGTGCTATGTCAACACGCAGTTATAAAAAAGACAGTCCACCCAGATCAACTGGGCTGAACATGACTGGACTAAGGTCTGTTTCTAGCGTCAAAGAAGCTAAGACTTCTTCTTATCGATCAGCAGAGCAGCAACAATATACAAGTAGCTCTGCAAATACGAATGGAATCGCACCTACAAGTACTGTTGCATATACAACCCAG TCTTCCTCTCCAAGCAACGACAGATCGGAATCTCCATTTGCTTCCAACAGATTATCAATTGG ATCGAACTTTCAGAGGTCGGTTTCTCCGAGAGCATCACCACGGTCATCTCCGAGAGCATCCCCATCAATTCAACGAAGAAATGAACCTGCTCGGCCTGCAGCTGAAGCGCCGGATCTTAAGAAGCAATCCGTTGCAGATAGAATGGCATTTTTTAGACAGGCGCAGGACCAAGAAAAGAAAGCTATCGAAAAGCAAAAAGCGCAAGAGGAGCAAAGAAAAAGATTATCATCGGCTCCTACAGAAGAACCGAAAAACGAAGACAAGAAGGAAGATGAAAAACCagagaagaaagaagaaaaaacagagaaaaaagaagaaaaggaaGAACCAGAAGTAAAAGACAGTGAAAAGATGAAATATGCCGC ACCCTGCATGAAAAAGAGAGAGAAGAAGAAGGTTGTTCGGCGTACAATGTCCATTGGTAGCATTGTATTAGATTGGGTACAAGAAATGATAAGGGACTACCCAGTTGAAGTGAAAAATTTCAGCGCTAGCTGGAACGATGGCATGGCATTTTGTGCATTGATACATAAATTCAATCCTGATGCCTTTGACTTCAGCGAGTTAAAACCTGAAAACAAAAGATACAACTTTGATTTAGCATTCAACACAGGATT aaAGGTCAAAAATATCCCTATATTATTGGATACAGAAGACATGGTGATGTTAGCAAAACCTGAGCCAAGAAGTGTGCAAACGTATATTCAATGGATTTGGAGTGTCTATGGTCCTACTTCTGGATATGGACCAACTCCAAAAGAGGTTCAGTCTTAA
- the LOC130645278 gene encoding smoothelin-like protein 1 isoform X1 — translation MYQLPNIRNMVNRYDTILIKMTAVEELERKEKELKSMLELADSLEERKELRSQLREVRKKLFEGPTISTTKPAEKKINTNVEIENAKNSKLEINNNDTAKTGEKMASSMSIKISSNSRAFDTNNNSMPAKAGFTIGDDMSTNDINGSATATVQPKTRNALDRAERRSRRAAHMKALVKESSIDVAAGKATTVEVKNNEIKKTEAKTETKINSFQKASTDRSVVTEAKKNAAPFSVSRSQENKFGEKVTLSSRTSTPALNVQEGSPSGLRRTATWSTNRTTPSKNIGNTLNISKKFGSQAGPSPFTFGISYDKKDAKIETTAAPASQKFSFNKYTPTISTTHKKWEAQTVNKAPISTVGYGAKKCTPSEVVLGHVGSPLNTSNSSPALGNFGSKIESKPASEVDSTKTELKNISPNMLHSSKSSTNFVENVRNSSLNEQGVGGLKEHNQGTSATKFSVSGLRRAASMKVRPTYENSTSREAFDKNTRQHTPSPLAKNFERSQSSFDRPTSALSNERAMSTRSYKKDSPPRSTGLNMTGLRSVSSVKEAKTSSYRSAEQQQYTSSSANTNGIAPTSTVAYTTQSSSPSNDRSESPFASNRLSIGSNFQRSVSPRASPRSSPRASPSIQRRNEPARPAAEAPDLKKQSVADRMAFFRQAQDQEKKAIEKQKAQEEQRKRLSSAPTEEPKNEDKKEDEKPEKKEEKTEKKEEKEEPEVKDSEKMKYAAPCMKKREKKKVVRRTMSIGSIVLDWVQEMIRDYPVEVKNFSASWNDGMAFCALIHKFNPDAFDFSELKPENKRYNFDLAFNTGLKVKNIPILLDTEDMVMLAKPEPRSVQTYIQWIWSVYGPTSGYGPTPKEVQS, via the exons ATGTATCAATTACCGAATATAAGAAATATGGTTAACAGATACG atACTATCTTGATAAAGATGACAGCTGTCGAGGAGTTAGAAAGAAAGGAAAAAGAGTTAAAATCCATG cttgaATTAGCGGACAGCTTGGAAGAAAGAAAAGAGCTCAGAAGTCAATTACGAGAAGTTAGAAAAAAACTATTTGAAGGACCAACAATCTCAACAACAAAACCAGCGGAGAAGAAAATTAATACAAATGTGGAAATTGAGAACGCTAAAAATAGCAAGCTAGAGATAAATAATAACGATACAGCAAAGACAGGCGAAAAAATGGCATCAAGCATGTCCATCAAAATATCAAGTAACTCTAGAGCGTTTGATACTAACAATAATAGTATGCCGGCTAAAGCTGGTTTTACAATTGGAGACGATATGTCAACTAATGATATCAATGGCAGTGCAACGGCAACAGTTCAACCTAAAACTAGAAATGCTTTAGATCGAGCAGAACGACGTTCTAGGCGTGCTGCACACATGAAAGCTTTAGTAAAAGAAAGCAGCATAGACGTTGCAGCGGGAAAAGCAACTACAGTAGAAGTGAAAAACAATGAGATTAAAAAAACAGAAGCTAAGactgaaacaaaaataaacagtttTCAGAAGGCGTCTACCGATCGATCTGTTGTTACAGAAGCGAAGAAAAACGCTGCACCTTTTTCGGTGAGCAGATCACAGGAAAACAAGTTCGGAGAAAAAGTAACGTTAAGTTCACGCACTAGTACTCCTGCTTTGAATGTTCAAGAAGGGAGCCCAAGTGGTTTGCGAAGAACAGCTACATGGTCGACAAATCGTACAACACCTTCAAAAAATATTGGTAATACTTTAAATATAAGCAAAAAGTTTGGTTCTCAG gctGGGCCAAGTCCATTTACATTTGGTATTTCCTATGATAAAAAAGATGCAAAGATCGAAACAACAGCAGCACCAGCGTCACAAAAGTTTTCATTTAACAAGTACACACCAACCATATCAACAACACACAAAAAATGGGAAGCACAAACAGTGAATAAAGCGCCAATTTCAACAGTTGGATATGGTGCAAAGAAGTGCACGCCATCTGAAGTTGTTTTAGGTCATGTTGGCTCGCCGTTAAACACATCAAACTCATCGCCAGCCTTGGGAAACTTTGGAAGTAAAATAGAGAGCAAACCGGCATCTGAAGTAGACAGTACAAAGACAGAACTAAAAAACATTTCCCCGAACATGTTGCACAGTTCTAAGTCTAGTACTAATTTTGTAGAAAACGTTAGGAATTCCTCTCTAAATGAGCAAGGAGTGGGTGGTTTAAAAGAACACAATCAAGGTACTTCAGCCACCAAATTCAGTGTAAGTGGCTTACGGCGTGCGGCATCAATGAAAGTGCGGCCGACGTATGAAAACTCGACATCTAGAGAAGCCTTTGATAAAAACACCAGACAGCATACTCCATCACCACTTGCAAAGAACTTTGAAAGATCTCAATCAAGTTTTGATAGACCAACATCAGCACTTTCTAATGAACGTGCTATGTCAACACGCAGTTATAAAAAAGACAGTCCACCCAGATCAACTGGGCTGAACATGACTGGACTAAGGTCTGTTTCTAGCGTCAAAGAAGCTAAGACTTCTTCTTATCGATCAGCAGAGCAGCAACAATATACAAGTAGCTCTGCAAATACGAATGGAATCGCACCTACAAGTACTGTTGCATATACAACCCAG TCTTCCTCTCCAAGCAACGACAGATCGGAATCTCCATTTGCTTCCAACAGATTATCAATTGG ATCGAACTTTCAGAGGTCGGTTTCTCCGAGAGCATCACCACGGTCATCTCCGAGAGCATCCCCATCAATTCAACGAAGAAATGAACCTGCTCGGCCTGCAGCTGAAGCGCCGGATCTTAAGAAGCAATCCGTTGCAGATAGAATGGCATTTTTTAGACAGGCGCAGGACCAAGAAAAGAAAGCTATCGAAAAGCAAAAAGCGCAAGAGGAGCAAAGAAAAAGATTATCATCGGCTCCTACAGAAGAACCGAAAAACGAAGACAAGAAGGAAGATGAAAAACCagagaagaaagaagaaaaaacagagaaaaaagaagaaaaggaaGAACCAGAAGTAAAAGACAGTGAAAAGATGAAATATGCCGC ACCCTGCATGAAAAAGAGAGAGAAGAAGAAGGTTGTTCGGCGTACAATGTCCATTGGTAGCATTGTATTAGATTGGGTACAAGAAATGATAAGGGACTACCCAGTTGAAGTGAAAAATTTCAGCGCTAGCTGGAACGATGGCATGGCATTTTGTGCATTGATACATAAATTCAATCCTGATGCCTTTGACTTCAGCGAGTTAAAACCTGAAAACAAAAGATACAACTTTGATTTAGCATTCAACACAGGATT aaAGGTCAAAAATATCCCTATATTATTGGATACAGAAGACATGGTGATGTTAGCAAAACCTGAGCCAAGAAGTGTGCAAACGTATATTCAATGGATTTGGAGTGTCTATGGTCCTACTTCTGGATATGGACCAACTCCAAAAGAGGTTCAGTCTTAA